A region from the Microcoleus sp. FACHB-672 genome encodes:
- a CDS encoding KGG domain-containing protein, translating to MADKSKRGFASMDEAKQREIASKGGQAAHEKGTAHKFSPEEAKEAGRKGGEIVSQNRQHMAEIGRKGGEAVSKNRKHMSEIGKKGGQQSHKEE from the coding sequence ATGGCAGACAAAAGTAAGCGCGGATTTGCGTCAATGGACGAAGCAAAACAGCGTGAGATCGCAAGCAAGGGCGGTCAAGCCGCTCATGAAAAGGGAACCGCTCACAAATTTTCGCCTGAGGAGGCTAAAGAAGCCGGTCGTAAGGGCGGTGAGATTGTGAGCCAGAATCGGCAGCACATGGCTGAAATTGGGAGAAAGGGCGGCGAGGCAGTCAGCAAAAACCGCAAGCATATGTCGGAGATTGGCAAAAAGGGCGGCCAGCAAAGCCATAAAGAGGAGTAA
- a CDS encoding NAD(P)/FAD-dependent oxidoreductase produces the protein MTDSSLTFDVAVIGAGMAGLTCAQLLHQAGYSTIVLEKSRGLGGRVATRRVQEIRADHGGRYLEPKGQHLRRLVHILSAHNIVELWTDKTYIYDENKGLTPAAPSSWCPYYVAPAGMNAVGKFLATGLEIWLSRRVLAMTPTDQGIWQLLLESPDTLDKMLQPQEVNARAVVMAIPAPQAVTILEPMQTELPADFIANLRSVEFEPCLSVIAGYSPYRQQDLAQREIAWKTVVFPHDDQLAWIGWDSSKRTDSQMPVFVANSSASFAQDYLEAEDLQPAGQMLLDRAGEYLNFWLNSPDWLQVHRWRYAFVSRPIPETYLAAATPVPVVCCGDWCGGNQIEGALESGKAAAEQINQQLRHLPMPGEGFWDVIARE, from the coding sequence ATGACTGATAGCTCACTGACTTTTGATGTGGCGGTGATTGGTGCCGGCATGGCGGGTTTAACTTGTGCACAATTGCTGCACCAGGCCGGTTATTCTACGATTGTCTTGGAAAAATCTCGTGGGCTGGGTGGACGAGTCGCCACACGCCGAGTGCAGGAAATTCGTGCGGATCACGGAGGACGGTATTTAGAACCGAAGGGCCAGCACTTACGGCGTTTGGTTCATATTTTGTCGGCCCACAATATTGTAGAGCTGTGGACAGACAAGACGTATATATACGACGAAAATAAGGGCTTGACGCCGGCAGCCCCCTCAAGTTGGTGTCCTTACTATGTTGCGCCGGCAGGAATGAACGCGGTGGGCAAATTTTTGGCTACGGGTTTAGAGATTTGGTTAAGCCGGCGTGTATTGGCCATGACGCCGACGGATCAGGGGATATGGCAACTGCTTCTAGAATCGCCCGATACGTTGGACAAAATGCTTCAGCCACAAGAGGTGAACGCGAGGGCTGTTGTCATGGCCATTCCGGCCCCTCAAGCTGTGACGATCCTTGAGCCGATGCAGACGGAACTGCCGGCAGATTTTATCGCAAACCTGCGATCTGTGGAGTTTGAGCCATGCCTTAGCGTGATCGCCGGCTACTCACCATATCGACAGCAAGATTTAGCTCAACGAGAGATTGCCTGGAAAACAGTTGTTTTTCCCCACGACGATCAACTGGCGTGGATCGGATGGGATAGCAGTAAACGAACCGACTCTCAGATGCCGGTGTTTGTCGCCAACAGTAGTGCTAGCTTTGCTCAAGATTATTTAGAGGCGGAAGACTTACAACCAGCCGGCCAGATGTTGCTAGATCGTGCCGGCGAGTATTTAAATTTTTGGCTGAATAGCCCCGATTGGTTGCAGGTTCACCGCTGGCGCTATGCCTTTGTCAGTCGGCCAATTCCTGAAACTTACCTTGCCGCCGCAACGCCGGTGCCGGTGGTTTGTTGTGGCGACTGGTGTGGGGGTAACCAAATTGAAGGGGCGTTAGAATCTGGCAAAGCCGCAGCCGAACAGATTAATCAGCAATTGCGACATCTGCCGATGCCGGGAGAAGGGTTTTGGGATGTGATCGCACGAGAATAA
- a CDS encoding YaaW family protein → MDELRAALELATEEELQQLTDILFCRRFNPLDYVQTPAPIDVKSRDRHAWLDAIEQRFRYLAADGITILRGRSEQVSYRQVLIQVCRYLKISYSNQLSTTDLEAEVFLNLLGRTWKKLPASEQEALTRRVQNSLAQTKLSKPLPLSVQKDPLGLLFKGGSALAVSSVIQPVLLQQIARQFAIHFATYQMAKQTLAVGGTAAAKGFEQYVALQTARRGMAVSAARYGAARSVFAFVGPVLWTWFLADLGWRAISTNYARIIPTIVALAQIRLTRSECWELA, encoded by the coding sequence TTGGACGAGCTAAGAGCAGCACTGGAACTGGCAACAGAAGAAGAATTACAACAACTGACGGACATTTTATTTTGCCGCCGGTTTAACCCCCTCGATTATGTTCAAACCCCTGCGCCCATTGATGTGAAAAGCCGAGACCGGCACGCCTGGTTGGATGCGATTGAGCAGCGATTTCGCTATTTAGCAGCAGATGGAATAACCATTTTGCGGGGGCGTAGCGAGCAGGTGAGCTACCGGCAAGTTTTAATTCAAGTCTGCCGCTATCTAAAAATTTCTTATTCAAATCAGCTATCGACAACCGATTTAGAAGCTGAAGTTTTTCTCAACTTACTCGGTCGAACCTGGAAAAAACTGCCGGCTTCCGAACAAGAAGCCTTAACCCGGCGCGTACAGAATTCCCTCGCCCAAACCAAGCTATCAAAACCCCTGCCGCTTTCAGTCCAAAAAGACCCTTTAGGCTTGCTCTTTAAAGGCGGTAGCGCTTTAGCTGTAAGTTCTGTCATCCAGCCGGTGTTGCTGCAACAAATCGCCCGTCAGTTTGCCATTCACTTCGCCACCTATCAAATGGCAAAGCAGACGCTAGCCGTGGGCGGGACAGCAGCGGCTAAAGGGTTTGAGCAATATGTTGCACTCCAAACAGCCCGTCGGGGCATGGCCGTGAGTGCAGCCCGTTATGGCGCAGCCCGCAGTGTATTTGCGTTTGTTGGGCCGGTGTTGTGGACTTGGTTTTTAGCAGATTTAGGTTGGCGGGCCATTTCCACCAACTATGCTCGGATTATTCCCACCATCGTTGCCTTGGCTCAAATTCGCCTCACCCGCTCTGAATGCTGGGAACTCGCATAA
- a CDS encoding O-antigen ligase family protein, protein MALFFLPLTPLLAVLGLAWAMLVTWKQQFHTIIRRPANQGLIVLFVWLVITAGFANDRPTAFLGLFNFLPFFIFFPAFSVLIQTPAQLRRIAEILVIGSVPVVIIGLGQLFWGWAGPIKFLWIIVDWLLAPTGNPPGRMSSVFEYTNVLASYLVATFILALGLWLETYRSLLLKWQRQETRTKPDYAGLKIANPHWNADFRRWAFLTVAVAGNAAALILTNSRNAWGIAGLACLVFAVYLGWRWLVAVVVGVAGCLLGAAFGPDPLRYWLRIAVPPYFWARINDQMYPDRPEALIRTTQWQFAWDLTLARPWTGWGLRNFTSLYQAQMQEWLGHPHNLILMLSSEAGIPATLLLCGVVGWVLAQGILLLRDWPAVYPTETTALSSSTARLIFFTYLLAFFACTLFHLFDVTLFDLRVNILGWLLLSAIGGIVYQRKAIVTNSNNKFRIGT, encoded by the coding sequence GTGGCGCTTTTTTTCCTTCCTTTAACTCCACTACTGGCAGTCTTGGGCCTCGCGTGGGCGATGTTGGTGACGTGGAAACAGCAGTTCCACACGATCATTCGGCGTCCGGCCAATCAAGGCTTGATTGTTTTATTTGTCTGGTTGGTAATTACTGCCGGCTTTGCTAATGATCGGCCTACTGCGTTTCTCGGTCTGTTTAATTTTTTACCATTTTTTATATTTTTTCCGGCGTTCAGCGTTCTGATCCAAACACCGGCTCAACTACGGCGAATCGCGGAGATTTTAGTCATTGGTTCAGTGCCGGTGGTGATTATCGGCTTGGGACAGCTATTTTGGGGCTGGGCCGGCCCGATAAAATTTTTATGGATTATTGTAGATTGGCTGCTGGCACCCACAGGCAATCCCCCCGGTCGGATGTCTTCTGTTTTTGAATATACGAATGTTTTAGCTAGTTATCTGGTCGCGACTTTTATTCTCGCCCTAGGGCTATGGCTGGAAACTTATCGGTCATTGCTGCTTAAATGGCAGCGACAGGAAACCCGCACAAAGCCTGACTACGCCGGTTTAAAAATCGCAAATCCTCACTGGAATGCCGATTTCAGACGCTGGGCATTTTTGACTGTGGCGGTTGCCGGCAATGCAGCGGCGCTGATTTTAACGAATTCTCGTAATGCTTGGGGAATTGCCGGTTTGGCCTGTTTGGTCTTCGCTGTCTATTTAGGCTGGCGGTGGCTGGTGGCTGTCGTTGTTGGGGTAGCCGGCTGTCTGCTGGGAGCAGCTTTTGGGCCTGATCCCCTCCGGTATTGGCTGAGAATCGCCGTTCCTCCTTATTTCTGGGCGCGAATCAATGACCAGATGTATCCAGACCGCCCAGAAGCCCTGATCCGCACGACTCAGTGGCAATTTGCTTGGGATCTCACCTTAGCGCGTCCCTGGACTGGCTGGGGATTGCGGAATTTTACCTCACTTTACCAAGCACAGATGCAGGAATGGCTGGGTCACCCCCACAATTTGATTTTGATGCTCAGTTCTGAAGCCGGTATTCCCGCAACGCTCCTATTATGCGGTGTCGTTGGGTGGGTTTTGGCTCAAGGCATCTTGCTGCTGCGCGATTGGCCGGCTGTTTATCCTACAGAGACAACTGCCCTCAGTTCCTCTACTGCTCGGTTAATTTTTTTCACGTATCTGCTTGCTTTCTTTGCCTGCACCTTATTTCACCTGTTTGATGTCACTTTATTTGATTTACGGGTGAATATTCTGGGGTGGTTATTGCTCTCAGCAATTGGTGGAATCGTTTATCAAAGAAAAGCAATTGTCACGAATTCCAATAATAAATTCAGGATTGGCACCTAA
- a CDS encoding J domain-containing protein, translated as MTQNRAKRKDEYRVVYDRTALANSYYTLLGLHPSASAIEIRRAYRELSKRYHPDTTDLPPATAKEKFQKLNEAYATLSNLERRMAYDQKIRYSNIPVIQPSGNLNRPISQSGNPQYSSAYLDPTDRPLSAGEVFALFILGITFIGCLLLAIAVGLTRGDAALQPIGFNSELRQKMPAQEITYDVPMSQPFNSLTTKREK; from the coding sequence GTGACTCAGAACAGGGCAAAGCGAAAAGATGAGTATCGAGTGGTGTACGATCGCACCGCCCTAGCGAATAGTTACTACACCCTGCTAGGGTTGCATCCTTCGGCGTCAGCCATAGAAATCCGGCGAGCGTATCGGGAATTAAGCAAGCGCTATCATCCGGATACAACGGACTTGCCGCCGGCTACGGCAAAGGAAAAATTCCAAAAACTGAACGAAGCCTATGCCACCCTCAGCAACCTAGAACGGCGGATGGCTTACGATCAAAAGATTCGCTACTCCAACATCCCCGTTATTCAGCCATCGGGTAACCTGAACCGCCCGATCAGCCAGTCTGGGAACCCGCAATACTCTTCGGCGTATCTAGACCCCACTGATCGCCCGCTTTCTGCCGGTGAAGTGTTTGCCCTGTTCATTCTGGGGATTACGTTTATTGGCTGTCTGTTATTAGCGATTGCTGTCGGCTTAACGCGGGGCGATGCAGCCTTGCAACCTATAGGGTTTAACAGCGAACTCAGACAAAAAATGCCGGCTCAAGAAATCACCTACGATGTGCCGATGTCCCAACCTTTTAATTCCTTAACAACCAAGCGTGAGAAGTAA
- a CDS encoding DUF3143 domain-containing protein → MAIPPAETPLYNHPLPDIEDWLRSQGCQQDRNQLHCWHLQQASWEAELTLDIDQLTVRYLNAGEEGQDIQRSFKYSLSRSDIEAAVFSGP, encoded by the coding sequence ATGGCCATTCCACCCGCCGAGACTCCGCTGTACAACCATCCCCTCCCGGACATTGAGGACTGGCTACGCTCACAAGGATGCCAGCAAGACCGCAACCAGCTTCACTGCTGGCATCTGCAGCAAGCGAGCTGGGAAGCTGAACTCACCCTGGATATTGACCAGCTGACTGTGCGCTATCTTAATGCCGGTGAGGAGGGCCAAGATATTCAACGATCCTTTAAATACTCCCTCAGCCGCAGTGACATTGAAGCGGCGGTTTTCTCTGGGCCATAA
- a CDS encoding isoprenyl transferase: MTAKPTVLQELPADLNQERLPRHVAVIMDGNGRWAKRQGLPRIMGHRRGVDVLKDLLRCCRDWGIKALTAYAFSTENWGRPLEEVNFLMTLFERVLRQELREMMQEDVQIHFVGNLSALPRTLHAEIERSVDETRHNQGIQFTVATNYGGRQEILQACRAIAVQVQQGLIQPEQIDEALFERHLYTAGICDPDLLIRTSGEMRLSNFLLWQVAYSELYITETLWPDFDRAEFHRALSAYQQRDRRFGKV; this comes from the coding sequence ATGACTGCTAAGCCAACTGTTTTACAAGAGTTACCTGCTGACCTTAACCAAGAACGTCTGCCCAGACACGTAGCAGTGATTATGGATGGGAATGGCCGCTGGGCCAAGCGGCAGGGGCTACCTCGAATTATGGGCCATCGGCGGGGGGTCGATGTACTCAAGGATCTATTGCGTTGCTGTCGAGACTGGGGAATTAAAGCGCTGACTGCTTATGCATTTTCTACAGAAAATTGGGGCCGGCCTCTAGAAGAGGTTAATTTTTTGATGACCCTGTTTGAACGCGTCTTGCGGCAAGAGTTACGAGAAATGATGCAAGAAGACGTTCAGATTCATTTTGTGGGAAATTTAAGTGCGCTCCCGCGAACGCTCCACGCAGAGATTGAGCGGTCAGTCGATGAGACTCGCCATAATCAGGGAATTCAGTTTACGGTCGCTACAAATTATGGAGGCCGGCAGGAAATTTTGCAGGCGTGCCGAGCCATTGCGGTGCAAGTGCAGCAAGGTTTAATTCAACCCGAGCAAATTGATGAAGCTCTGTTTGAGCGCCATCTCTACACTGCCGGTATTTGTGATCCCGACTTGCTGATTCGCACCAGCGGTGAAATGCGCCTGAGCAATTTCTTGCTGTGGCAGGTGGCTTACTCAGAACTTTACATCACAGAAACGCTGTGGCCAGATTTTGATCGGGCAGAGTTTCATCGGGCGCTGAGTGCCTACCAACAGCGGGATCGCCGCTTTGGAAAAGTGTAA
- the cdaA gene encoding diadenylate cyclase CdaA, translating into MNLGPGHDPSWTQSVLRHLIDFWTQWLKGPIDIGLVLALTYMVLVIIGERRTLWMVRGLIILMLATTVSNSLDLRLLSFVLEKLVIGSAVTMAVILQSEFRRFLEQLGRGEIVQLFQPSRGAIPKTDSVLDEIVDAVKELSQNRTGALLILETGSPIDERDFSVPGVKLNGEVSKELLQTIFQTSTLLHDGAVLIRASRIVAAGVILPLSERTASRQLGTRHRAAMGITERVENCLCVVVSEETGSISLAERGTLNRPLTSSKLKELLEARFSQSVEREPVAPNLRRLGILSSRILALVSRFLRLPSSASGDKK; encoded by the coding sequence ATGAATTTGGGTCCCGGTCACGACCCTAGCTGGACTCAGTCCGTGCTGCGTCACCTTATAGACTTTTGGACGCAATGGCTGAAAGGCCCTATTGACATTGGGTTGGTTCTGGCCCTCACTTATATGGTGCTCGTCATTATTGGTGAGCGCCGCACGCTGTGGATGGTGCGGGGATTAATTATCTTAATGCTGGCGACAACGGTCAGTAACAGCTTGGATTTGAGGCTGTTAAGTTTTGTCCTGGAAAAGTTGGTGATTGGCTCGGCGGTGACAATGGCTGTAATTTTACAGTCCGAGTTCCGTCGGTTCCTTGAACAACTGGGCCGGGGAGAAATTGTACAGCTGTTCCAACCGTCGAGGGGAGCCATTCCCAAGACCGACAGTGTACTTGATGAAATTGTAGATGCGGTGAAGGAACTTTCCCAAAACCGCACGGGTGCTTTGTTGATTTTGGAAACAGGCAGCCCAATTGATGAGCGGGATTTTTCCGTGCCCGGAGTGAAGTTGAATGGAGAAGTGTCTAAGGAACTGCTACAGACGATTTTTCAGACAAGCACACTGTTACACGATGGGGCCGTTTTAATTCGGGCCTCTCGGATTGTTGCAGCCGGCGTGATTTTGCCACTTTCTGAACGCACGGCTTCGCGACAGCTAGGGACGCGCCATCGTGCGGCAATGGGAATTACAGAACGTGTCGAAAATTGCCTGTGTGTCGTTGTATCTGAAGAAACCGGCTCAATTTCCTTAGCGGAAAGGGGCACACTAAATCGACCTTTAACCAGCAGTAAACTGAAAGAACTGCTAGAGGCTCGATTTTCTCAATCTGTTGAGCGCGAACCAGTTGCTCCTAATTTGCGCCGGTTGGGAATACTAAGTTCTCGGATATTGGCACTTGTTTCGCGTTTTCTGCGTCTTCCATCATCGGCTTCTGGTGATAAAAAATGA
- the lysA gene encoding diaminopimelate decarboxylase → MLSTRPVAAENSAHQYLPETIGASESRSPNQQLLPITAKVNSQDHLEIGGCDVTTLIERFGSPLYILDEETLRTACRQYRDAFSRYYPGESQVVYASKAWSCLAVCAIANSEGLGIDVVSGGELHTAVGAGVRPDKIYFHGNNKSRAELNLAIETGCIIVVDNWLELHTLAEITQTASFMPVQIMLRLTPGIECHTHEYIRTGHLDSKFGFDPDGVDEVFNFVSKQSFISCIGIHAHIGSQIFELQPHQDLAKVLVQWLVKAGEYKLPVTELNVGGGLGIRYTESDDPPSIESWAKVICEAIAGECQAQQLPLPKLLCEPGRSLIGTACITAYTVGNQKVIPGIRTYLAVDGGMSDNPRPITYQSLYRAAIANRMGSPMTETVTVAGKHCESGDILIKNAQLPPAEPGDVLVVMSTGAYNYSMASNYNRLPRPAAVLVREGEANVILQRETYQDLLRQDRLPERLIGFAK, encoded by the coding sequence ATGCTATCTACTCGCCCTGTAGCGGCTGAAAATTCAGCACATCAATATTTACCAGAGACGATTGGTGCTTCAGAATCTCGCTCACCGAACCAACAACTGTTGCCGATCACAGCGAAAGTTAACAGTCAAGACCATTTGGAAATCGGTGGCTGTGATGTGACAACGCTGATTGAGCGCTTTGGGTCTCCACTATACATTTTGGATGAAGAAACGCTGCGGACGGCTTGCCGGCAGTACCGGGATGCTTTCAGCCGCTACTATCCGGGTGAATCTCAAGTGGTATACGCGTCTAAAGCTTGGAGTTGTTTGGCTGTCTGCGCGATTGCCAACAGTGAAGGCTTGGGGATCGATGTGGTTTCTGGGGGTGAACTGCACACAGCCGTGGGTGCCGGCGTTCGTCCCGATAAAATTTATTTTCACGGCAACAATAAGTCCCGCGCAGAACTGAACTTGGCCATTGAAACCGGCTGCATCATTGTGGTGGATAACTGGCTGGAACTGCACACCCTGGCGGAAATCACCCAAACTGCCTCATTTATGCCGGTGCAGATCATGTTACGTCTGACTCCTGGCATTGAGTGTCACACCCACGAGTACATCCGCACCGGCCACTTAGACAGCAAATTTGGCTTCGATCCCGATGGGGTGGATGAAGTTTTTAACTTTGTCAGCAAGCAGTCTTTTATATCATGTATTGGCATTCACGCTCACATTGGCTCCCAAATTTTTGAACTCCAACCGCATCAGGATTTGGCCAAGGTTCTCGTGCAATGGCTGGTCAAAGCCGGTGAGTACAAATTGCCGGTGACAGAATTAAATGTCGGCGGTGGGTTGGGCATTCGCTATACTGAATCGGACGATCCCCCTAGCATCGAGTCTTGGGCAAAGGTAATTTGCGAAGCGATTGCCGGCGAATGCCAAGCTCAGCAGTTGCCGTTGCCCAAGCTGCTGTGTGAGCCTGGACGTTCACTGATTGGAACGGCTTGTATCACAGCTTATACAGTCGGAAATCAAAAAGTGATCCCCGGAATTCGGACTTATCTGGCAGTTGATGGGGGAATGTCAGATAATCCCCGTCCGATTACTTATCAATCTCTCTATCGGGCAGCGATCGCTAATCGGATGGGATCACCCATGACGGAGACGGTGACGGTGGCCGGCAAACACTGCGAATCGGGAGATATCCTGATTAAAAACGCACAACTGCCGCCGGCAGAACCGGGCGATGTCTTGGTGGTGATGAGCACCGGCGCTTACAATTACAGCATGGCCTCTAACTACAATCGTCTGCCCCGACCGGCAGCGGTTTTGGTCAGAGAGGGGGAAGCCAACGTCATCTTGCAGCGAGAAACTTACCAAGACTTGCTCCGTCAAGATCGGCTACCAGAAAGACTCATCGGCTTTGCAAAATAA
- the rimI gene encoding ribosomal protein S18-alanine N-acetyltransferase has product MNFLELKPLTSELLPAVGELDRLCFGQLWTIDAYQREIDSPNSDLLSLSFVIDHDSAATDKEQKTKGNRQILLGLGCLWAILEEAHITILAVHPEYRHQGFGQVLLLGLLKSAVNRHLEWATLEVRSSNQPALSLYQKFGFREVGRRRRYYQDTGEDALILWLSGLQRPEFTQTLANWHQETSDRLSRNDWSINYQ; this is encoded by the coding sequence GTGAATTTTTTGGAACTGAAACCGCTGACATCAGAGCTTTTGCCGGCAGTGGGAGAACTTGATCGGCTGTGTTTCGGGCAATTGTGGACAATCGATGCCTACCAGCGAGAAATAGACAGTCCTAACAGCGATTTACTGAGTTTATCCTTTGTCATAGATCATGACTCAGCCGCAACAGACAAAGAGCAAAAGACCAAGGGGAATAGACAAATTCTCCTGGGATTAGGTTGTCTGTGGGCAATTTTAGAAGAAGCGCACATCACAATTTTGGCCGTTCATCCTGAATATCGGCATCAGGGGTTTGGACAAGTATTGTTGCTGGGCTTACTGAAATCGGCAGTTAACCGGCATCTGGAATGGGCGACCCTAGAAGTAAGAAGTTCTAATCAACCCGCACTGTCTCTTTACCAAAAATTTGGGTTTCGCGAAGTCGGACGCCGCCGCCGCTACTACCAAGATACTGGCGAAGATGCTTTAATTCTCTGGCTTTCTGGTTTGCAACGCCCTGAATTTACCCAAACTTTAGCCAATTGGCATCAAGAAACTTCCGATCGTCTTTCCCGTAATGACTGGTCTATCAACTATCAGTAA